CAGAAAATGTAATGATGGCTTGTACACCGGAATAATATCCACTACCCTTCCCACCGTGTAGCCTTTTATTTTTACCTGTGTGCCGTTTTTTATTGAAGAAATATTATCAACCTTCATATACACATCAATGGTTGACGTTGCAAAAGAGTAGCCTAATTTAAGAACAACAAACACCAGAAGTATTACCAGCGGTAAAAGTATAAATATAGCAACCCGTATTTCATTCTTTTCTAATTTCATAAGTCTTACTCCTAACGTAAGGTCATTGGCCCATACGGCAATACTTTTACAAATTGTTTCACATATTCATTTTCAAATGTTTCAAATTCTTCCTTTGTTCCATCAAAAACAATACTCCCTTCATGCAGCATGATAAACCGCGTTGCAATATCAATATACACTAATGGCTGATAAGTGACAACTATAACAGTTTTATTTGGTGCAAAAGCACGGTTTTGCAATGCCTGCAAAAAAATCTGTGCATTCCAAAGGCATTGCCCTTCAAGAGGGTGTTCAATTAAAAGCATATCAGGATCCAACGCAATAGCTCGTGCAAAAGCAGTCCGCAACATCTCAGACTGGGTGAGCATAACGGGACGTAAATCCCTGCAATGCGATAAATGAAGATACACAATGAGGGAATCAACTAGTTCATGAATTTCTTTTTCGGATAAATCAGTGTGGTACCTGAGTGGCAGCGCTATATTTTCATACACTGTCATATTACTGATGAGCGCATACCCACGTTGTACATACCCAAATATCTTTCTGAAATTATGAACCTCAACAAAGTCCATATGTTTAATATGTTGCTCTTTATAAAGCACTTCACCACTATAATTTTCCAGAGCATGAGCAAGCAGCGGGCAAATATAATCAATACCACTATCCTCAGCACCAAAGATGACAACATCCTCACCCAAGCATAAATTAAATGAAACATTACGAAGGTTTTGCTTGCCACCTTCAATAGTAACATTTTTAACTTCAATCAGTTGTTTTATTTCATTACATTCCATAATTAAAAATAAAATAAGACTGAAATTACCGCATTAATGATAAAAATAACTAACAACGTGCGTATGACAGCTTTGGAAACAAAAATTGGAATTTCAAAGCTTGACTTTGGCTTTAAACCATAATAACAGCAAATAAGAGGAATGAGAACTCCATATATAATACTCTTGGTGATAGTTACCAGTAAATCATTGAAAGTAAATGCATCCAGCAATGTCTGTGTAAATGTTCCCATGGGAATATAGACGCTGGTCAGTGCTATCAGATACCCACCAAAAAAAGCAATTACATCAAAAATAATGATTAGTGTAAAAATGGCAGCAAATGAAGCGACGATTCGTGGCAATATAATATACATTCGTGTATCAATTCCCATAAGCTCCAGAGACAGTATCTCTCTGTTCTGGGTTTGGGTGGCAATTTCAGCAGCTATCGCAGAGCCTGATCGTGCTACCACAATTAAAGCGGTAACCAGTGGACCAAGCTCTCGGGCAATGATAATAACCAAAAGATTGCCAATAAAGCTTTCAATTCCGTATTTGGGGAAATTGGTGGTTGCCTGAATAATAACTGTCGCTCCTAATAATAGCGCAATCCATGAAACCAGTGGCAGCGCATCTATGCCAGTAAATCGTGTTTGATTAACCGCTATTGTATATAGTGACCGAATTTTAAGATAGCGCAATGAACGAAAAGAACGAACAATAGCTTTCATGTATGTATTGAAATCAGCAATACCCCGTATAATTCCATTAACCTTTTGCACAATAATGAAAATATTTTTTTTAATAATCTGCACCATAGAATAATTTTTATATTGAATTTATTTCAGTGTTTTCACAGTGTGATACACACTGTTATATTCAAAAAATATCTTTTGAAAGCGAATAGTATGACTATGGCATATAAGGCTAAAATCGTCAAGCTTGTTATTATTCTGGGTATTCTTCTTGTTTTTATCCTCCAGTGGCATAAGTTTATATATGTAGCAAATTATATTAAAGGATATTATATAACCATCAAAGATTCACTTTTTACATCTGACACGGTTTCAATTATCTATCCAACACGTTTCTTCAATTATAAGCGCCCTTACCATCAAGCACCCCGTGTACTTCTTCACTGCGGCAATATGCTTCTCTATACAGCACCAAAAGAAGAACGGGTTAGTGACATAGCACAAAAGTTGATTGGGTATACCTATTATTACCGGGCATCACATCTTCACAATGCAATTGTAACGCTCAATGCCTTAACATCTAAAACAGTTAGTGCAGGTTCAGTTATTGTGATACCGCATCCTTTACCTTTTATAACCATAGACCTTTCCAAAAAGTCAATGACGCAAATACCCTATATAAAAGGTGTTTACTATTCAGGCAACAGTTTAGCAAGCAACAAAATGTTGCGGCAGCTTTCTGAGTTAAAACAGGCAGGAATAAACGCAGTTGTGTTTGATGTAAAGGATGTATGCGGCACAGTAAATTATAAAAGCCATGTACCCATGGTAGTTGAACTGAATACCCATGAAAAGCGTCCTGTTGATGATGTAGTTACTCTCATACGAAACTTCAAGGAACTTGACCTGTATGTCATTGCACGCATCGCCGTGTTCCGTGATCACCTTCTGGTAGCAAAAAGCCCTGATATGGCTATAAAGTCAAAACGCACGGGTGGAATATGGAATCAGGGTTCAAAGGAATTATGGGTTGATCCAACAAAACAAAGTGTATGGGATTATAATATAGCACTGGCCTGTGAAATTGCCACATTGGGTGCCGACGAGATACAATTTGATTATATACGGTTTCCCACTACAGGGGACCTGTCAGATGCAGGGTATGCGTATGACTTTGGAAAAAAAACAAAAGTGGAAACCATAACTGAATTTTTGGCAAAAGCAAAAAATGAATTGCATAAGCTCAATACCGCAGTTTCTATTGACATCTTTGGTGTTGCTGCATGGCAAAAAGAAGAAGACGTCAATAAGTTAGGGCAAAAAATTGAACTACTGGCACGTAACTGTGATGTAATCTCGCCTATGCTGTATCCTTCTCACTTCAATGACAATTTTGATGGATATGCAAACCCTGGCGACCAACCATATTACTTTATTGCAACCGGGAACAAAAAGGTGCAGGCGATAGCTCCTCATATACTAATCCGCCCGTGGTTACAAGCTTTCAAATGGCGTGTCAGTTATTATGATGAAGACTACATACTTGCTCAGGTTAAAGCATGCATCGAAACCAATACCTATGGGTACCTGTTCTGGAATGCATCCAATGACTATACGATAGTGTATAAAGCTTTTATGAAAAAGAATAACGGAATTCAAAAAACAAAGGGGAAAAGCAAGTGATAGTCCAAGATAAGAATTTTTTGCATGATTATATAAAAGTGTGGGATGATGGTGCTATTAAGGACGCACCATTTATCACATTGGGGCTTGAAGCTGTACTGACCGATTACTATGGAAACCTATTAGATGCTCCACCACCGTTTGAAGTGAAACCTGGTGAAAAAATACTGGATTTAGGCTGTGGCTGGGGCCGCGTGTTAAAGCCGGTCAGGGCTATTACTGGCGATGCTGTAGGGCTTGATATCTCACACCAGATGCTCATTGCAGCACATAACCATCTAAACCATCACAATCTTCCAACGCCATTGGTCAGAGGGGATGGCACAGTATTACCATTTAAGGATTGTAGCTTTGATACAGTCTATTCGCTTCTGGTATTGCAGCATCTTTCCAAAGAAAACGGGAAAAAAGTGATAAAAGAAATACACCGTATATTAAAACCTGGCGGGAAAGCATTTATACGGGTACCTTCCCGGTTTGCTCCTGAAAATCTGTTGATGGCATTTTTGCAACTTATAAGCATCCACATATTCAGATATAAAGACCCTATCAGAATGCGCTTCTACTGTATTGGTGAGATACATAAAATCTGTAAGCCCTTCCGTACTGTAGAAATAACCGCACATGAATTCAGACCACCGTGGAACTTTCACACACCATGGACATGGCACTACATTATCATCCCACAGCGATTCCACAAGCGTCTGCGAGTGCTATCGGACAAAATAGAAAAAAGGGCAAACAGTAAAAGCCCATGGCTTAAGCACTTTGGTGTGACACTGATGATTAAAGTGGTAAAGTAAGCGTTGCTACAGCTATTCCATCACACCATATTACGTCCATACTGGATAAATTTTATTATTGTTATATTTAAAATCAATGCATTGTAGCTGTACAAGCCGCTCAACCTGGCTTGTTATTTCTTCCTTTGAAAATTTTGTTTTTTGTGATAAATACTCAACAAATTCTTTTTTAACATCAACGGGAACCCCATTCTCTATACCCGGAAATTCTTCAATAAGCCTGTCTAATATCATGTCACGCACTATTTCAAATGACCGTATATTGCTGATTAGCTCCTGTTCATTTTGTGAAAGCTTCTGACCCTGTTTTTGCTTTTCACCCAATGACAAAATATATGCTTTTATGCTGCCATTGAATCTATCAACTATCTCATTAATCCTATCAGCAGTAACCCACGGTGTAATCGAAACAGCCCTGTTAGCATCATACAGATCCCAGTCATTGGTTAAAATCTCAATGCCGTAATAATCTTTCATTTCACGCACTTCGGTACCAGGGAATGGTGCCAGCACATGGAACCCGTAATTATCGCTTAACTCTTTTGCAAATTCCAGGGTCTTCTTTATTGTCTCTTCTGTTTCGCCCGGTAAACCCAGTATATACGACGTCATGGGGCTAATGCCAGCCTGCCTGCACATATCAACGGCTTGCTTACATTTCTCAAGTGTTATCTTTTTCTTTACCTTATCCAGAATCTCCTGATTGCCGCTTTCAATGCCAAAGCACAGCATGGTGCACCCAGCTTCTTTCATGTGATGCAACAACTCTAAATTTACTGTATCAACGCGAGCAAATGCAGTCCACGGATGATTGATGCCACGCCTTACAATTTCCTTGCACACTTCAATGCAGCGGCTTTTATGCGATGTAAAAAGATCATCGACGATATTTATCTGCTTAAATTTCATGGTAGCAAGCATGGCAAATTCATCTACAACACGTTTTGTTTCAAAATAGCGTACCTTCCTTCCCACCATCTTGCTGCCAACACAAAAAATACAATTAAACGGGCATCCCCGTGATGTCATCATGTTAATGGGAAAACCAAGCGCTCTATATTTTGATAGCTCTACTAAATGCCGCGCAGGGTATGGAAGGTTATTAATATCGGCGATAAAATCTCTGTTGGGATTATGAACTATCGCATTGTCACTATCGCGGTATGAAATGCCTTCAATGTTTGCATATGCATCTTTATCATATAGGTGCGATAGTAACTGATGAAAAGTCACTTCCCCTTCACCACGCACAATAACATCTATATACAGGTGGTGCAGCAACATATTGTGCGCATCAAACGTTGCATGTGGGCCTCCCAGTACAGTGATACAATCGGGATTGATTTGTTTATAAACTTTTAGAATTGCCAATGCCTTTTTTATGTTCATGGTAACACCGGTTGAGCCAACAACATCCGGTGCAAATGATGACATAACATCCTGTGCACGGTTTTCTGAAAATCTGTTTACTATATAATCCTCAATTTTTACTTGAATATCTTTTTCTTCAAGATATGCAGCAAGTGCCATAAGTCCAAACGGTGGTGATGGCGATTCCTCAAACGGATATGGTGGATTAATAAGCAGTACTTTCATAGTGTCCCTTTAATCGTTGATTTTTAAATTATATGAGTAGTGAATGTATTACCACTGCCATTTTGATATGGTGTCCTGTAATTCAAAACATTACTATTGTCAATACCATTACATGTATTAATTAGTATTGTCATTCCACTCTTCATATTTGTCATTTCAAGCATTACTTTTGTCATTTGAAGCATTACTTTTGTCATTTCGAGCGTAGCGAGAAATCTTCATCCGCCACTTTAAGATTTCTCAGTCGCTTTGCTCCTTCGAAATGACCAAATGAACTTCGTTCATCGAAATGACAGATTAGCACTGCCATTTCGATCTTGTTCCGTAATCTCTATCCCCACCATTGTAGATCCTGAATCAAGTCCAGGATGACTTATTGCCTAACCGTCATTCCGGGCTTGACCCGGAATCTTTTCCCCTACTTTAAGATTTCTCAGTCGCTTTGCTCCTTCGAAATGACGAAATGAACTTCGTTCGCCGAAATGACAGGGAATGCTACCATTTGTGAAAATGACATTACTAAAATAAACAAATTTTAGCAATATTTTTTTAAAAAAATATAGTTTATACTAACATATGCACATGAATACCTGCTACAATTGAATTATCATTTTTTCATATATATTTATTAAAATTTATATATTTTAATTGACAATATGATATACTATACGTATAGTTTCAAAAATAGTATTATTCTAAAGAAATGGTGAGGTTAAATATGCTGTCTGATTATCATTATAATACACATACTGTTTTGGACCTTTTTAAAGACGGTGTTAAGAAATATGGCAATAAAGTCTTATTAAACCGCCATAATGGCACACATTGGGAGTCATTCACCTGGAATCAGGTTGATACAATGGTTCAAGCCTTAGCATCGTACTTCATTGATCTGGGGTTAAAACCTGGGGATGTTGTATCAATCTATTCAGAAAACCGCCCTGAATGGGCAATTGCCGATTTAGCTACCCTTTCAATTGGTGGTATTGATGCAGCTATTTATCCAACAAATTCTGCACCTGAAGCAGCATACATACTGAAAGATTCTTCATCTGTTGTTTGCGTGTGTTCATCAAAATTTCAGACTGATAATGTCCTTTCTAAAAAAAGTGAACTGCCAAACTTAAAGAAAATTATTGTATGCGATGATATCAATTATAATGATGATATGGTCATCACATTTAAAGATGCAGTTAATGCTGGGAATGCAAACCTGCACATAGAGGAGATAGAAAAGCGTACAAAGAATGTAAAACCCGATGATGTAATGACATTAATCTATACATCGGGAACAACAGGCGACCCAAAAGGTGTTATGCTGACACATAAAAATATAATGTTTATATGTCTTACGTTTAACAAAGTTGAAGCTTTACCAGAAGGTTTTATACACTTATCGTTACTCCCACTATCTCATTCGGTTGAGCGTACCATGGATTACTATAGCGTGTTAGAGCGTGGAGCTGTAATTTATTATAGCCGTGGTACAGAATACTTTGCAGAAGAACTCAAGGAAATTCGACCACAATGCGATATTCTGGTTCCTCGTGTTTTTGAAAAGATTTACAACGGAGTTATGGCAAAAGTTAAAGAAATGCCTGAAAAGAAACAAAAGATTTTTAACTGGGCACTATCGGTAGGGCTTCAAGCAGCACCATACTTTATGGCAGCAAAGCGCAAACCTCCATTACTTGCACTAAAATATGCAATAGCAAACAAACTTATTTTTTCAAAACTTAAAAATGCACTTGGTCTTGACCGTGTTATCTGCTGGGGCGCTGCAGGTGCACCGCTGGCAAAAGAAATACATGATTTCTTCTGGGCAATGAATCTTCAGGTACGCAAAGGATATGGATTAACCGAAACTTCCCCCGTTCTTGCTGTTGATGGTTCGCCAAAATTGAGGCCAATTAAATCTGATGGCTGGATATGTCCTTTCCCTAAAACGCAGATAAAGATTGCTGATGACGGTGAAATCCTTGCTAAAGGCCCGCAGCTAATGAAAGGTTACCTTAATAAGCCTGAAGCTACAAAAGAAATGTTTACTGAAGATGGATGGATAAAAACAGGCGATATTGGTGTTCTTGACAATGAAGGATACATTAAAATAACTGACCGCAAAAAAGATATTATCGTCACAGCTGGTGGCAAAAATATTGCGCCACAGGTTATTGAGCAGCGCTTGCTGATTCATCCCTTTATTGAGCAGATTGCTATCGTTGGGGATGCACGAAAATACATCGTTGCCCTGATTGTGCCAAATTTTGAAACATTAACACAGTGGGCAGCCACTCAGGGAATATCAGCACCATCCAATGACGAACTGGTAAAACATCCTGATGTGCGTAAAAAATATGAAACCATAGTTAATGATGTTAATCAGGAATTTGGCAAGGTTGAACAGATTAAAAAGTTTACACTGCTACCACAGCAATTCACCCAGGAAACAGGTGAATTAACGCCTACACTCAAAATCAAACGCAAAGTTATTCAGAAAAAATATGCAGATATTATAGAAGAAATGTACAAAGAATAAATTTATTCACACACAGAGAGCGCTTTTAAACACAGAGTTTTGGGATATATGCTCTGACCCCATTTCACAGCGCTCTCTGTGTGCTCGACGCACTCTGCATGCTACATTTTTTTCTAACCTTTTTTAAAAAAAAATCCCATCATATCTTGACGAAAATCAAAATCATAGCTATATTAACAAGTACGAACGTTCGTTCAGAGGTGAATTATGAGCAATACAATCACTGATAAGCGGCAGCAAATTCTTGATGTAGCAAAAGAGCTTTTTGCTACAAAAGGATATTCGGCCACAGGCATACGTGAAATAGCCGAAAAGGCGGGACTGTCGCTTGGGAATTTTTATAATTATTTTAAAAATAAAGAGGATTTATTTAAAAGCCTGCTTGATCCTGAAAATATACTTATGCATCTTACTCAGATAAAGCAGATGTTAAATAACAATTTCCCCTTTAATTTTAAAGATATACTAAAGGCAATTAAATTAGTTGTGGATAATGATTTCCATCTCTACAGGCTTATATTTATTGATCTTACCGAATTTAACGGATTATACACAGATAAAATACTGGATCGCATCATTCAGGAAGCAACCACAACCTTTAATACCAATGTTAAAAACGCAATTGTAGGACGCATCATAAAAGACGATGATTACCAATTTTACATCAAAGCATTCATTATATCAACCTTGTCACTTTTGGTCATTGGAAAAATTTTACCATCTGCAAATTTTAACGATTCGTCTGATGATTATATTGCTGAAAAGCTTTCCAATGTCATATTGCATGGGATTTTGCTATGAGGTATACACCATACATATTTTTTTGGGCGATAGTTACTGTAATAGTAAGCAGGGTTGCCTTTGCACAGGAACCTTTTAGCCTTTTATCCGTAGAAGACAAACCAACCGCAAGCATCAAGGGATTTGTTGAAATTGACACCACCACGTCCACCTATCCCCATCAGGAAACAGCTGACATCTTTAAAAAAGATGAACTCAAAGCAAACACCACTATCAAATATGGCAAGGAGTCATTCTATGTTTATACTGATATACATGCATATCTATTGCCAAATCTGATTAACAAAAACATAAATCCTGCATATCGATATGCATCACAAACCGACATCCTGCGAAATGGCACCGTTACATCCAGCAATGCAGAAATTAATTTTCGTGAATGTTATATAAATTATGAGATTGGCTCTGTACGCTTGCGTGCAGGCAATCAGATATTTGCATGGGGAACTGCCGATGCATTTAACCCAACATCGTATTTCAACACATACGACCTTCGTGAATTTCTGTTTAAGGATGAGGACACCGAACTCAAGATGGGAGTACCCGCGCTGTCAATGCTTATAACGCTTGGCAATGATACACTTGAGCTTGTTGTCACACCGCTGCATGTGCCACTGCGCATGCCACAAGCTGACACATTCTGGCAACTGAATGTAAAGGAGGGCCCTTTTCCGGTAACTATCGCACAACCCCAAACCCTGCCTTTTGAAATTGCCAATGCTGGCGTTGGTGCGCGCTACTACCACAATGTTGCCGGCTTTGATGTCCACCTGAGTGCATACCACGGTCCTGACACACAGCCATATCTTTTGCCGGTACAAACTATATTAAAGCCAAATGAACCGGTTTCAATTCTGGTTGAGCCACACTATGCTATAGTAAACATGGTGGGCACTGCGCTATCAAAGGCATACAA
The sequence above is a segment of the Spirochaetota bacterium genome. Coding sequences within it:
- a CDS encoding ATP-binding cassette domain-containing protein, which encodes MECNEIKQLIEVKNVTIEGGKQNLRNVSFNLCLGEDVVIFGAEDSGIDYICPLLAHALENYSGEVLYKEQHIKHMDFVEVHNFRKIFGYVQRGYALISNMTVYENIALPLRYHTDLSEKEIHELVDSLIVYLHLSHCRDLRPVMLTQSEMLRTAFARAIALDPDMLLIEHPLEGQCLWNAQIFLQALQNRAFAPNKTVIVVTYQPLVYIDIATRFIMLHEGSIVFDGTKEEFETFENEYVKQFVKVLPYGPMTLR
- a CDS encoding ABC transporter permease; its protein translation is MVQIIKKNIFIIVQKVNGIIRGIADFNTYMKAIVRSFRSLRYLKIRSLYTIAVNQTRFTGIDALPLVSWIALLLGATVIIQATTNFPKYGIESFIGNLLVIIIARELGPLVTALIVVARSGSAIAAEIATQTQNREILSLELMGIDTRMYIILPRIVASFAAIFTLIIIFDVIAFFGGYLIALTSVYIPMGTFTQTLLDAFTFNDLLVTITKSIIYGVLIPLICCYYGLKPKSSFEIPIFVSKAVIRTLLVIFIINAVISVLFYF
- a CDS encoding putative glycoside hydrolase, giving the protein MAYKAKIVKLVIILGILLVFILQWHKFIYVANYIKGYYITIKDSLFTSDTVSIIYPTRFFNYKRPYHQAPRVLLHCGNMLLYTAPKEERVSDIAQKLIGYTYYYRASHLHNAIVTLNALTSKTVSAGSVIVIPHPLPFITIDLSKKSMTQIPYIKGVYYSGNSLASNKMLRQLSELKQAGINAVVFDVKDVCGTVNYKSHVPMVVELNTHEKRPVDDVVTLIRNFKELDLYVIARIAVFRDHLLVAKSPDMAIKSKRTGGIWNQGSKELWVDPTKQSVWDYNIALACEIATLGADEIQFDYIRFPTTGDLSDAGYAYDFGKKTKVETITEFLAKAKNELHKLNTAVSIDIFGVAAWQKEEDVNKLGQKIELLARNCDVISPMLYPSHFNDNFDGYANPGDQPYYFIATGNKKVQAIAPHILIRPWLQAFKWRVSYYDEDYILAQVKACIETNTYGYLFWNASNDYTIVYKAFMKKNNGIQKTKGKSK
- a CDS encoding class I SAM-dependent methyltransferase, translated to MIVQDKNFLHDYIKVWDDGAIKDAPFITLGLEAVLTDYYGNLLDAPPPFEVKPGEKILDLGCGWGRVLKPVRAITGDAVGLDISHQMLIAAHNHLNHHNLPTPLVRGDGTVLPFKDCSFDTVYSLLVLQHLSKENGKKVIKEIHRILKPGGKAFIRVPSRFAPENLLMAFLQLISIHIFRYKDPIRMRFYCIGEIHKICKPFRTVEITAHEFRPPWNFHTPWTWHYIIIPQRFHKRLRVLSDKIEKRANSKSPWLKHFGVTLMIKVVK
- a CDS encoding radical SAM protein, producing the protein MKVLLINPPYPFEESPSPPFGLMALAAYLEEKDIQVKIEDYIVNRFSENRAQDVMSSFAPDVVGSTGVTMNIKKALAILKVYKQINPDCITVLGGPHATFDAHNMLLHHLYIDVIVRGEGEVTFHQLLSHLYDKDAYANIEGISYRDSDNAIVHNPNRDFIADINNLPYPARHLVELSKYRALGFPINMMTSRGCPFNCIFCVGSKMVGRKVRYFETKRVVDEFAMLATMKFKQINIVDDLFTSHKSRCIEVCKEIVRRGINHPWTAFARVDTVNLELLHHMKEAGCTMLCFGIESGNQEILDKVKKKITLEKCKQAVDMCRQAGISPMTSYILGLPGETEETIKKTLEFAKELSDNYGFHVLAPFPGTEVREMKDYYGIEILTNDWDLYDANRAVSITPWVTADRINEIVDRFNGSIKAYILSLGEKQKQGQKLSQNEQELISNIRSFEIVRDMILDRLIEEFPGIENGVPVDVKKEFVEYLSQKTKFSKEEITSQVERLVQLQCIDFKYNNNKIYPVWT
- a CDS encoding long-chain fatty acid--CoA ligase, with the translated sequence MLSDYHYNTHTVLDLFKDGVKKYGNKVLLNRHNGTHWESFTWNQVDTMVQALASYFIDLGLKPGDVVSIYSENRPEWAIADLATLSIGGIDAAIYPTNSAPEAAYILKDSSSVVCVCSSKFQTDNVLSKKSELPNLKKIIVCDDINYNDDMVITFKDAVNAGNANLHIEEIEKRTKNVKPDDVMTLIYTSGTTGDPKGVMLTHKNIMFICLTFNKVEALPEGFIHLSLLPLSHSVERTMDYYSVLERGAVIYYSRGTEYFAEELKEIRPQCDILVPRVFEKIYNGVMAKVKEMPEKKQKIFNWALSVGLQAAPYFMAAKRKPPLLALKYAIANKLIFSKLKNALGLDRVICWGAAGAPLAKEIHDFFWAMNLQVRKGYGLTETSPVLAVDGSPKLRPIKSDGWICPFPKTQIKIADDGEILAKGPQLMKGYLNKPEATKEMFTEDGWIKTGDIGVLDNEGYIKITDRKKDIIVTAGGKNIAPQVIEQRLLIHPFIEQIAIVGDARKYIVALIVPNFETLTQWAATQGISAPSNDELVKHPDVRKKYETIVNDVNQEFGKVEQIKKFTLLPQQFTQETGELTPTLKIKRKVIQKKYADIIEEMYKE
- a CDS encoding TetR/AcrR family transcriptional regulator, whose translation is MSNTITDKRQQILDVAKELFATKGYSATGIREIAEKAGLSLGNFYNYFKNKEDLFKSLLDPENILMHLTQIKQMLNNNFPFNFKDILKAIKLVVDNDFHLYRLIFIDLTEFNGLYTDKILDRIIQEATTTFNTNVKNAIVGRIIKDDDYQFYIKAFIISTLSLLVIGKILPSANFNDSSDDYIAEKLSNVILHGILL
- a CDS encoding DUF1302 family protein, which encodes MRYTPYIFFWAIVTVIVSRVAFAQEPFSLLSVEDKPTASIKGFVEIDTTTSTYPHQETADIFKKDELKANTTIKYGKESFYVYTDIHAYLLPNLINKNINPAYRYASQTDILRNGTVTSSNAEINFRECYINYEIGSVRLRAGNQIFAWGTADAFNPTSYFNTYDLREFLFKDEDTELKMGVPALSMLITLGNDTLELVVTPLHVPLRMPQADTFWQLNVKEGPFPVTIAQPQTLPFEIANAGVGARYYHNVAGFDVHLSAYHGPDTQPYLLPVQTILKPNEPVSILVEPHYAIVNMVGTALSKAYKDFVFQVEAVYSPDKTGVVDVDLQNLSAAQLATLLPYKTRKSHFVTYSAGFNYFIPIRDYFKEHEGQCVFTFEWSQSHFFNEELMKPMLSDIVVLRLQDSFLNNKLTVKISSFIETQTKSYMIMPHVSYRFDSGINFDVTYIYLNMTKDSYFAGYNNNDCVTGRISYEF